From a single Eleginops maclovinus isolate JMC-PN-2008 ecotype Puerto Natales chromosome 2, JC_Emac_rtc_rv5, whole genome shotgun sequence genomic region:
- the chd2 gene encoding chromodomain-helicase-DNA-binding protein 2 isoform X2 gives MMKNKSKKQEDERSTQSNASSNSASEESNRSASESGSRSESEHGSERRKSHNSESNSSSESESHSESGSESAESKSQRTTEEAKDKPVKKKERLADVKKMWEEHPDVYGVRRSNRSRQEPARLNIGAGGSSDSESESPKRKTPRTKKKEPQTKSSTAKKQLSQKGKKSRKPDSSAEDDDEDEDDDDDDDEDDDDGTPKRQTRGRTATKVKSYKEDQHDFETDSDDLIEMTGDACEEQQDDDSETIEKVMDTRTGKKAATGAPTTMYAVEENGDPNEGFDPEKDEGETHYLIKWKGWSYIHNTWESMDTLIQQKVKGLKKLDNFKRKHDELSSWMRRASPEDIEFHNCQQELISDLNKQFQFVERIIATKTGKAPGSTEFPSHSHKTPSSNEPEYLCKWMGLPYSECSWEDGALVGKKFQHCIDSFLSRNSSKTVPSKECKVLKQRPRFSALKKQPSYIGDENLQLRDYQLDGLNWLAHSWCRCNSVILADEMGLGKTIQTISFLSYLFHQHQLYGPFIVVVPLSTLTSWQREFETWAPDMNVVVYLGDVMSRKSIRDYEWVNHQTKRIRFNALLTTYEILLKDKGVLGNINWAFLGVDEAHRLKNDDSLLYKTLMEFRSNHRLLITGTPLQNSLKELWSLLHFLMPDKFASWEDFEDAHGKGTDNGYQSLHKVLEPFLLRRVKKDVEKSLPAKVEQILRVDMTAQQKQYYKWILTRNYRALYKGPRGSSSGFLNIVMELKKCCNHSFLIKPPEDVDNETQKEHMQSVVRGSGKLVLLDKLLTRLRERGNRVLIFSQMVRMLDILAEYLSKNRYPFQRLDGSIKGEIRKQALDHFNAEGSEDFCFLLSTRAGGLGINLASADTVVIFDSDWNPQNDLQAQARAHRIGQKKQVNIYRLVTKGTVEEDIIERAKKKMVLDHLVIQRMDTTGRTVLDSNSGTTNSNPFNKEELTAILKFGAEELFKEAEGEESEPQEMDIDEILRLAETRESDQGSSATDELLSQFKVANFSSMEETTPELVERPVREWDDIIPEEQRRKIEEEEKQREMDDIFMLPRSRSSNKRAQANDSDSDVGSKLKNRSSGSESETDDSDDDKKPKRRGRPRARKNNVEGFTDAEIRRFIKAYKKFGSPLERLEAIARDSELVDKSIADLKRLGELIHTSCVTAVQEHEEHLKENPVEAKGPGKRRGINIKISGVQVNAKTIIQHEEEFEPLHKVVPSNPAERNQFNLTCRVKVAHFDVDWDLHDDVQLLLGIYEHGFGNWDLIKTDPDLKLADKILPDDPGKKPQAKQLQARAEYLLKLLKKEQDNSELSKTGEEVKVKKRKPRVKKENKILKDEQGNDISSPRLSDNPSEEGEVKEDGTEKSPAKKRQKKKDNKENKEKQGTPKKEKGGDKEKKGAKPRKEKAKGAKGKKTQGPVHITAGSDPVPIEGKDDDELDQETFSICKERMRPVKKALKQLDKPDEGLSDQDQLQHTRTCLLKIGDRITECLKAYSDPEHVKIWRRNLWIFVSKFTEFGARKLHKLYKMAQKKRSHEEEKEQKKKEDPGGRGKNFRPEPSGSSRDSTGTQSSSKPGSHSTQPGPHGHHREPYNSANKRHFGNDDRGDWQRDRKYNYPSNSNQSWQGDRHHQYDRYKDHYGDRRPHGDSYRSSGGYRNSSSPRKRPYEQYSNDRDHRGQRPYYDRHSDTKRRRPDEFRPNYHQGREGPLQDSRSRPAGPPGSEHYSRPLHSDKPSLDPRSPQSQKSPQDSRSSPERPVERPAEPNAAADPTWDNRKT, from the exons CCAGACTCGTCTGCTGAAGATGACGAcgaagatgaagatgatgatgacgacgatgatgaaGACGATGACGATGGCACTCCAAAGAGACAAACTCGAGGAAGGACTGCAACCAAAGTGAAGAG cTACAAAGAGGACCAACATGACTTTGAAACAGACTCTGATGACCTGATCGAGATGACAGGGGACGCttgtgaggagcagcaggatgATGACAGTGAGACCATTGAGAAAGTGATGGACACCAGGACAGGGAAAAAAGCAG CCACTGGGGCCCCCACTACAATGTATGCTGTGGAGGAAAACGGGGACCCAAATGAAGGCTTTGACCCAGAGAAGGATGAGGGGGAGACTCACTATCTGATCAAGTGGAAGGGCTGGTCCTACATCCACAACACATGGGAGAGCATGGATACTCTGATACAGCAAAAGGTCAAGGGACTAAAGAAACTGGACAACTTCAAAAGGAAACACGATGAGCTCTCTTCATG GATGAGGAGGGCGTCCCCTGAGGATATAGAGTTTCATAACTGCCAACAGGAGCTCATATCAGACCTGAACAAGCAGTTTCAGTTTGTGGAGCGTATTATTG CAACAAAAACGGGAAAAGCACCAGGATCCACTGAATTCCCCT CGCATAGTCACAAAACGCCGTCCTCCAATGAGCCAGAGTACCTCTGCAAGTGGATGGGTTTGCCCTATTCAGAGTGCAGCTGGGAAGATGGAGCTTTGGTTGGAAAGAAGTTTCAGCACTGCATCGACAGCTTCCTGAGTCGGAACTCCAGTAAAACCGTCCCATCGAAAGAGTGCAAG GTGTTAAAGCAAAGACCGAGGTTTTCTGCTCTGAAGAAACAACCATCATACATTGGAGATGAAAACCTTCAGCTGAGAGATTACCAGCTGGATGGGTTGAACTGGTTGGCTCATTCCTGGTGCAG GTGCAACAGCGTTATCCTGGCAGATGAAATGGGGCTTGGGAAGACTATCCAGACCATCTCCTTCCTGTCGTACCTGTTTCATCAGCACCAACTGTACGGACCCTTCATCGTGGTGGTGCCTCTGTCCACGCTCACCTCCTGGCAGAGAGAGTTTGAAACCTGGGCCCCGGACATGAACGTGGTGGTGTACCTCGGGGACGTCATGAGCAGGAAATCG ATCCGTGACTACGAGTGGGTGAACCACCAAACGAAGAGAATCCGTTTCAATGCACTATTAACCACTTACGAGATTCTACTTAAAGACAAG GGGGTCCTAGGGAACATCAACTGGGCGTTCCTGGGTGTGGATGAAGCTCACAGGCTGAAGAATGACGACTCCCTGCTGTACAAAACATTAATGGAGTTCAGGTCCAACCACAGGCTCCTCATCACTGGCACTCCGCTGCAGAACTCCCTCAAAGAGCTCTGGTCACTGTTGCACTTTCTCATGCCCGACAA GTTTGCTTCCTGGGAGGATTTTGAGGATGCACACGGGAAAGGAACTGATAACGGTTATCAGAGTCTTCACAAAGTCCTCGAGCCCTTCCTTCTGCGACGTGTTAAGAAAGACGTGGAAAAATCTCTCCCTGCCAAGGTGGAACAGATCCTCCGTGTGGACATGACTGCACAGCAGAAACAGTACTACAA GTGGATTCTAACGAGGAATTACAGAGCCCTTTACAAAGGCCCCAGAGGCAGCTCCTCCGGCTTCCTGAACATAGTTATGGAGCTCAAAAAGTGCTGCAACCATAGTTTTCTCATAAAACCGCCTGAGGATGTAGACAATGAAACACAAAAGGAACACATGCAG AGTGTAGTGAGGGGCAGCGGGAAGCTGGTGCTGCTGGACAAGCTGCTGACCAGACTCcgagaaagaggaaacagagtcCTGATCTTCTCTCAGATGGTCAGGATGTTGGACATTCTGGCTGAATACCTCTCCAAGAATCGCTACCCATTCCAG CGGCTGGATGGTTCCATAAAGGGGGAAATCCGAAAACAAGCACTTGACCACTTTAATGCGGAAGGCTCCGag GACTTCTGCTTCCTGCTGTCCACCAGAGCTGGAGGTTTGGGAATAAACTTGGCTTCGGCAGACACCGTAGTGATCTTTGACTCTGACTGGAATCCTCAAAACGACCTGCAGGCTCAAGCTAGGGCTCACAGGATCGGCCAAAAGAAACAG GTCAATATTTATCGACTGGTCACCAAAGGGACAGTGGAGGAGGACATCATCGAGAGGGCAAAGAAGAAGATGGTTTTGGACCATCTGGTCATCCAGAGAATGGACACCACTGGTCGAACTGTACTGGACAGCAACTCGGGGACCACAAA tTCGAACCCATTCAACAAAGAAGAACTGACGGCCATCCTCAAGTTTGGTGCAGAGGAGCTGTTCAAAGAGGCAGAAGGAGAGGAGTCCGAACCACAG GAGATGGATATTGATGAGATCCTGAGATTGGCAGAAACGAGAGAAAGCGACCAGGGCTCAAGTGCTACAGATGAACTTCTATCTCAGTTTAAG GTTGCCAATTTCTCCAGCATggaagagaccactccagagCTGGTGGAGAGGCCGGTGCGGGAATGGGACGATATCATCCCTGAAGAGCAGCGACGCAAAattgaggaggaggaaaagcagCGAGAGATGGATGACATCTTCATGCTGCCCAGGAGCAGGAGCTCTAACAAGAGG GCTCAGGCCAATGATAGTGACAGTGATGTCGGCTCCAAGCTGAAGAACCGCTCCTCAGGCTCCGAGAGTGAGACTGATGATAGCGATGACGACAAGAAGCCAAAGAGGAGAGGCCGACCCAGAGCCCGCAAAAACAACGTGGAGGGTTTCACTGATGCAGAGATCCGCAG GTTCATTAAGGCATACAAGAAATTTGGATCACCGCTTGAAAG ATTGGAGGCCATCGCTCGAGACTCTGAGCTGGTCGACAAATCCATAGCAGACCTGAAGAGACTCGGCGAACTGATCCATACTAGTTGTGTGACTGCAGTTCAGGAGCACGAGGAACACCTTAAAGAAAACCCAGTGGAAG CCAAAGGTCCTGGGAAACGGCGAGGAATCAACATCAAGATCTCAGGAGTGCAGGTCAACGCCAAGACCATCATCCAGCATGAGGAAGAGTTTGAACCCCTGCACAAAGTGGTGCCCTCAAACCCTGCTGAGAGAAACCA GTTCAATCTGACATGCAGGGTCAAGGTGGCCCACTTTGATGTAGACTGGGATCTGCACGATGACGTGCAGCTCCTGCTTGGCATCTATGAGCACGGCTTTGGCAACTGGGATCTGATCAAGACGGACCCTGATCTTAAACTCGCTGACAAG ATTCTCCCAGACGATCCAGGCAAGAAGCCTCAGGCCAAGCAGTTGCAGGCGAGAGCAGAGTATCTTCTGAAGCTGCTGAAAAAAGAACAAGACAATTCAGAGCTGTCTAAAACCGGGGAGGAG GTCaaagtgaagaagaggaagccTCGGGTGAAAAAGGAGAACAAGATTCTGAAGGACGAGCAAGGCAACGACATCTCTTCCCCCCGCCTTTCTGACAACCCTTCAGAGGAGGGCGAAGTCAAG GAGGATGGAACAGAGAAGTCTCCCGccaagaaaagacaaaagaagaaggacaacaaagagaacaaagaaaaacagggaACACCTAAAAAGGAGAAGGGCGgggacaaagaaaaaaagggtgcCAAGCCCAGAAAAGAAAAG GCTAAAGGAGCCAAAGGGAAGAAGACTCAAGGTCCGGTTCACATTACAGCTGGGTCTGACCCCGTTCCCATCGAAGGAAAGGACGATGATGAACTGGACCAGGAGACTTTCAGTATT TGCAAGGAGCGCATGAGGCCGGTGAAGAAGGCCCTGAAGCAGCTGGATAAACCAGATGAGGGTCTGTCTGACCAGGATCAGCTCCAGCACACTCGCACATGCCTACTGAAGATTGGAGACCGAATCACAGAGTGCCTTAAAGCCTACAGTGACCCCGAACATGTCAAGATATGGAGGAG AAACCTCTGGATTTTTGTGTCAAAGTTTACGGAGTTTGGTGCTCGGAAGCTTCACAAGCTTTACAAAATGGCACAGAAGAAGCGATCACACGAGGAAGAG aaggagcagaagaagaaggaggatcCTGGTGGCAGGGGGAAAAACTTCAGACCCGAGCCCTCTGGTTCCAGTCGAGATTCTACGGGAACTCAGTCATCCTCCAAACCTGGATCTCACTCCACCCAGCCGGGACCCCACGGGCACCACAGAGAGCCGTACAACTCGGCTAATAAGCGCCACTTTGGCAACGATG aTCGAGGAGACTGGCAGAGGGACCGTAAATACAATTACCCCAGTAACAGCAACCAGTCGTGGCAGGGAGACCGACATCATCAGTATGACCGCTACAAGGATCACTACGGTGACAGACGTCCACATGGAGACTCGTACCGCAGCTCAGGCGGTTACCGCAACAGCAGCTCCCCTCGCAAACGGCCTTATGAGCAGTACAGCAATGACCGGGACCACAGGGGGCAGAGACCCTACTATGACAG gCATTCGGATACCAAGAGAAGACGTCCTGATGAATTCCGTCCTAACTACCACCAGGGCAGGGAAGGTCCTCTCCAGGACTCCAGGAGTAGGCCAGCAGGTCCGCCAGGCTCCGAGCACTACAGCAGGCCCTTGCACTCTGACAAACCTTCGCTGGACCCTCGCTCCCCACAGTCGCAGAAGTCTCCGCAGGACTCCCGCTCTTCACCAGAACGGCCTGTAGAGCGGCCTGCAGAGCCCAATGCAGCAGCAGACCCTACCTGGGACAACAGGAAAACATAA
- the rgma gene encoding repulsive guidance molecule A, with translation MQSPRERSEVRPRAGWMVMGKRGRPSALDVCRVLAVFLSLFPSVSLQCKILKCNSEFWASTSNSGPEEEFCTALRAYNSCVRRTARTCRGDLAYHSAQHGIEDLMSQHNCSREGPTSQPRSRTPVPPPALPLPPDSQERSDGPEVCHYERSLPRNTAPPNYTHCGFFGDPHLRTFGDDFQTCKVEGAWPLIHNKYLSVQVTNTPVVPGSMATATSKLTIIFKNFQECVDQKMYHAETDELPAAFADGSKNGGDRHGANTLRVVEKVAGQHVEIQARYIGTTIVVRQVGRYLTFAVRMPEEVVNSVEEGDDQDLYLCLHGCPANQRIDFRNFKARSVEAHSTSRTRSTAAQGFTYQSAKAKCKERLPVEDLYFQSCVFDLLSSGDINFTMAAYYAFEDVKMLHSNSKRYHIFEKDAFMNNAPQRGKDFLSLLLLNVLAVILWIECCTAHL, from the exons ATGCAGTCGCCAAG GGAGAGGAGTGAAGTGCGACCCCGAGCTGGATGGATGGTTATGGGGAAAAGAGGAAGACCCTCGGCGCTTGACGTGTGCAGAGTCCTCGCGGTGTTTCTCTCACTATTCCCGTCCG TGAGCCTGCAGTGTAAGATCCTGAAGTGTAACTCAGAATTTTGGGCCTCCACCTCGAACTCTGGTCCCGAGGAGGAGTTTTGCACTGCGCTGCGAGCGTACAACAGCTGTGTACGGCGGACTGCACGAACCTGCAGGGGGGACTTGGCCTACCACTCTGCCCAGCATGGCATAGAGGATCTAATGAGCCAACACAACTGCTCCAGGGAGGGGCCAACATCCCAACCACGTTCACGCACCCCAGTTCCTCCTCCAGCCCTGCCGCTCCCACCTGACAGCCAGGAGCGCTCTGACGGCCCAGAAGTGTGCCACTATGAACGCAGTCTTCCCCGCAACACAGCTCCTCCCAATTACACCCACTGTGGCTTCTTTGGAGACCCGCATCTCCGAACATTTGGGGACGACTTCCAGACCTGTAAAGTGGAAGGAGCCTGGCCTCTCATCCACAACAAATACCTGTCAGTCCAGGTGACCAACACTCCTGTGGTACCGGGGTCTATGGCCACTGCCACAAGCAAG ctgaCAATCATCTTTAAAAACTTCCAGGAATGTGTGGACCAGAAGATGTACCACGCAGAGACAGATGAGCTGCCGGCTGCTTTTGCAGATGGCTCCAAGAACGGAGGGGATCGACATGGAGCGAACACTCTGCGTGTGGTGGAGAAGGTTGCCGGGCAGCACGTGGAGATTCAGGCCAGGTACATCGGCACAACTATAGTGGTGCGGCAGGTCGGCCGCTACCTGACCTTTGCTGTGCGGATGCCGGAGGAAGTTGTGAACTCTGTGGAGGAAGGAGATGACCAGGACTTGTACCTTTGTCTGCACGGCTGCCCCGCCAACCAGCGCATTGACTTCAGAAACTTCAAGGCTCGATCGGTGGAGGCCCACAGCACAAGCAGGACCCGCAGCACCGCGGCACAGGGCTTCACCTACCAGTCTGCCAAGGCCAAGTGCAAAGAGCGGCTCCCAGTGGAGGACCTGTACTTTCAGTCCTGTGTGTTtgacctcctctcctctggagACATTAACTTCACAATGGCAGCCTACTACGCCTTTGAGGATGTAAAAATGCTCCACTCCAACAGCAAGAGATACCACATCTTTGAAAAGGATGCTTTCATGAATAATGCGCCACAGAGAGGCAAAGATTTTCTTTCACTCCTTCTCCTCAACGTCCTTGCTGTCATATTGTGGATTGAGTGTTGCACAGCTCATCTATAG